In Lemur catta isolate mLemCat1 chromosome 1, mLemCat1.pri, whole genome shotgun sequence, one DNA window encodes the following:
- the SALL2 gene encoding sal-like protein 2 isoform X2, with product MAQEAGRSPRLLGPCGEPAELRGDASEEDHPQVCAKCCAQFTDPTEFLAHQNACSTDPPVMLIIGGQENPNNSSASSEPRPEGHNSPQVMDTEHSNPPDSGSSVPTDPTWGPERRGEESSGHFLVAATGTAAGGGGGLILASPKLGATPLPPESTPAPPPPPPPPPPPGVSSGHLNIPLILEELRVLQQRQIHQMQMTEQICRQVLLLGSLGQTVGTPASPSELPGTGTASSTKPLLPLFSPIKPVQTGKTLASSSTTSSSSSGAETPKQAFFHLYHPLGSQHPFSAGGVGRSHKPTPAPSPALPSSTDQLIASPHLAFPSTTGLLAAQCLGAARGLEAAASPGLLKPKNGSGELGYGEVMSPLEKPGGRHKCRFCAKVFGSDSALQIHLRSHTGERPYKCNVCGNRFTTRGNLKVHFHRHREKYPHVQMNPHPVPEHLDYVITSSGLPYGMSVPPEKVEEEAATPGGGVERKPLVASTTALSATESLTLLSTGAGTATAPGLPAFNKFVLMKAVEPKSKADENTPPGSEGSTISGVTESGTATRMQLSKLVTSLPSWALLTNHFKSTGSFPFPYVLEPLGASPSETSKLQQLVEKIDRQGAVAVASTASGASTTSAPAPSSSGSSGPNQCVICLRVLSCPRALRLHYGQHGGERPFKCKVCGRAFSTRGNLRAHFVGHKASPAARAQNSCPICQKKFTNAVTLQQHVRMHLGGQIPNGSTTLPEGGGAAQENGSEQSTVPGAGSFPPQQSQQPSPEEELSEEEDEEEEEEEDVTDEDSLAGRGSESGGEKAISVRGDSEEASGAEEEVGAVVAAASSSGKEMDNNEKATQQSSLPPPPPDSLDQPQQMEQGSSDVSGGKEEGGKPERSSSPALALTPEGEGTSTTLGEELSFQEAVRKEPGESSSRKACEVCGHTFPTQAALEEHQKTHPREGPLFTCVFCRQGFLERATLKKHMLLAHHQVQPFAPHGPQNIAALSLVPGCSPSITSPGLSPFPRKDDPTIP from the exons ATGGCGCAAGAAGCTGGGAGGAGCCCTCGTCTCTTGGGGCCCTGCGGGGAGCCAGCGGAGCTCCGAG GTGATGCTAGCGAGGAGGATCACCCCCAAGTCTGTGCCAAGTGCTGCGCACAATTCACTGATCCAACTGAATTCCTCGCCCATCAGAACGCATGTTCTACTGACCCTCCTGTAATGCTGATAATTGGGGGCCAGGAGAACCCCAACAACTCTTCAGCCTCTTCTGAACCCCGGCCAGAGGGTCACAATAGTCCCCAGGTCATGGACACAGAGCACAGCAACCCCCCAGATTCTGGCTCCTCTGTGCCCACAGATCCCACCTGGGGCCCAGAGCGGAGAGGAGAGGAGTCTTCAGGGCATTTCCTGGTCGCTGCCACAGGTACAGCggctgggggaggcgggggcctGATCTTGGCCAGTCCCAAGCTGGGAGCAACTCCGTTACCTCCAGAATCCACCCctgcaccccctcctcctccacctcctcctccacccccaggtgTAAGCAGCGGCCACCTGAACATTCCCCTGATCTTGGAAGAGCTACGGGTGCTGCAGCAGCGGCAGATTCATCAGATGCAGATGACTGAGCAAATTTGCAGGCAGGTGCTGCTGCTTGGCTCCTTAGGCCAGACGGTGGGTACCCCTGCCAGTCCCTCAGAGCTACCAGGGACAGGGACTGCCTCTTCCACCAAGCCCCTACTGCCCCTCTTCAGCCCCATCAAGCCTGTCCAAACTGGCAAGACACTGGCATcttcctccaccacctcctcctcttcctcaggggCAGAAACGCCCAAGCAGGCTTTCTTCCACCTTTACCACCCACTGGGGTCACAGCATCCTTTCTCTGCTGGAGGGGTTGGGCGAAGCCACAAACccactcctgccccctccccagccctgccaagcAGCACAGATCAGCTGATTGCCTCGCCTCATCTGGCATTCCCAAGCACCACGGGACTACTGGCAGCACAGTGTCTTGGGGCAGCCCGGGGCCTTGAggctgctgcctccccagggcTCTTGAAGCCAAAGAACGGAAGTGGTGAGCTGGGCTATGGGGAAGTGATGAGTCCCTTGGAGAAGCCTGGTGGAAGGCACAAATGCCGCTTCTGTGCCAAAGTATTTGGCAGTGACAGTGCCCTGCAGATCCACCTTCGTTCCCACACTGGTGAGAGGCCCTATAAGTGCAATGTCTGTGGCAACCGCTTTACCACCCGTGGCAACCTCAAAGTGCATTTTCACCGGCATCGTGAGAAGTACCCGCACGTACAGATGAACCCACACCCAGTGCCAGAGCACCTAGACTATGTCATCACTAGCAGCGGCCTGCCCTATGGTATGTCTGTGCCACCAGAGAAGGTTGAGGAGGAGGCAGCCACGCCAGGTGGAGGTGTCGAACGCAAGCCTCTGGTGGCTTCCACTACAGCACTGAGTGCCACAGAGAGCCTGACGCTGCTCTCCACTGGTGCAGGCACAGCTACGGCCCCAGGGCTCCCTGCTTTCAATAAGTTTGTGCTCATGAAAGCAGTGGAGCCCAAGAGTAAAGCTGATGAAAACACTCCCCCAGGGAGTGAGGGCTCGACCATCAGTGGGGTGACAGAAAGTGGTACAGCAACGCGCATGCAGCTAAGTAAGCTGGTGACTTCGCTACCAAGCTGGGCACTACTTACCAACCACTTCAAGTCCACTGGCAGCTTCCCCTTCCCCTATGTGCTAGAGCCCTTGGGGGCCTCACCCTCTGAGACATCGAAGCTGCAGCAACTGGTAGAAAAGATTGACAGACAAGGAGCTGTGGCAGTGGCCTCTACTGCCTCAGGAGCCTCCACAACCTCTGCCCCTGCACCTTCATCCTCAGGTTCTTCTGGACCTAACCAGTGTGTCATCTGCCTCCGGGTGCTGAGCTGTCCTCGGGCCCTACGCCTGCATTATGGCCAACATGGAGGTGAGCGGCCCTTCAAATGCAAAGTGTGTGGCAGAGCTTTCTCCACCCGGGGCAATCTACGTGCCCATTTCGTGGGCCACAAGGCCAGTCCAGCTGCCCGGGCCCAGAACTCCTGCCCCATTTGCCAGAAGAAGTTCACCAATGCTGTCACTCTGCAGCAGCATGTTCGGATGCACCTGGGGGGCCAGATCCCCAATGGTAGTACCACACTTCCTGAAGGTGGAGGAGCTGCCCAGGAGAATGGCTCTGAGCAATCTACAGTCCCTGGGGCAGGGAGCTTCCCTCCACAGCAGTCTCAGCAGCCATCACCAGAAGAAGAGTTGTctgaggaggaggacgaggaggaggaagaagaggaagatgtGACTGATGAAGATTCCCTGGCAGGGAGAGGCTCAGAGAGTGGAGGTGAAAAGGCAATATCAGTGCGAGGTGATTCAGAAGAGGCatctggggcagaggaggaagtgggggcagtggtggcagcagccagCAGCAGTGGGAAAGAGATGGACAATAATGAGAAAGCAACTCAACAGTCTtctctgccaccaccaccacctgacAGCCTGGACCAGCCTCAGCAGATGGAGCAGGGAAGCAGTGATGTTTCAGGAGGCAAGGAAGAGGGGGGCAAACCTGAGAGGAGCTCAAGCCCAGCGTTAGCACTCACCCCAGAAGGGGAGGGCACCAGCACCACCTTGGGGGAGGAGCTGAGCTTTCAGGAAGCAGTGAGAAAGGAGCCAGGGGAGAGCAGCAGCAGAAAGGCCTGTGAAGTGTGTGGCCACACCTTTCCCACCCAGGCAGCTCTGGAGGAGCATCAGAAGACCCACCCCAGAGAGGGCCCACTCTTCACTTGTGTCTTTTGCAGACAGGGCTTTCTGGAGCGGGCCACCCTCAAGAAGCATATGCTGTTGGCTCACCACCAGGTACAGCCCTTTGCCCCCCACGGCCCTCAGAATATCGCTGCTCTTTCCTTGGTTCCTGGCTGTTCACCTTCCATCACTTCCCCAGGGCTCTCCCCCTTTCCCCGAAAAGATGACCCCACGATTCCATGA
- the SALL2 gene encoding sal-like protein 2 isoform X5 — protein MAQEAGRSPRLLGPCGEPAELRGDASEEDHPQVCAKCCAQFTDPTEFLAHQNACSTDPPVMLIIGGQENPNNSSASSEPRPEGHNSPQVMDTEHSNPPDSGSSVPTDPTWGPERRGEESSGHFLVAATGTAAGGGGGLILASPKLGATPLPPESTPAPPPPPPPPPPPGVSSGHLNIPLILEELRVLQQRQIHQMQMTEQICRQVLLLGSLGQTVGTPASPSELPGTGTASSTKPLLPLFSPIKPVQTGKTLASSSTTSSSSSGAETPKQAFFHLYHPLGSQHPFSAGGVGRSHKPTPAPSPALPSSTDQLIASPHLAFPSTTGLLAAQCLGAARGLEAAASPGLLKPKNGSGELGYGEVMSPLEKPGGRHKCRFCAKVFGSDSALQIHLRSHTGERPYKCNVCGNRFTTRGNLKVHFHRHREKYPHVQMNPHPVPEHLDYVITSSGLPYGMSVPPEKVEEEAATPGGGVERKPLVASTTALSATESLTLLSTGAGTATAPGLPAFNKFVLMKAVEPKSKADENTPPGSEGSTISGVTESGTATRMQLSKLVTSLPSWALLTNHFKSTGSFPFPYVLEPLGASPSETSKLQQLVEKIDRQGAVAVASTASGASTTSAPAPSSSGSSGPNQCVICLRVLSCPRALRLHYGQHGGERPFKCKVCGRAFSTRGNLRAHFVGHKASPAARAQNSCPICQKKFTNAVTLQQHVRMHLGGQIPNGSTTLPEGGGAAQENGSEQSTVPGAGSFPPQQSQQPSPEEELSEEEDEEEEEEEDVTDEDSLAGRGSESGGEKAISVRGDSEEASGAEEEVGAVVAAASSSGKEMDNNEKATQQSSLPPPPPDSLDQPQQMEQGSSDVSGGKEEGGKPERSSSPALALTPEGEGTSTTLGEELSFQEAVRKEPGESSSRKACEVCGHTFPTQAALEEHQKTHPREGPLFTCVFCRQGFLERATLKKHMLLAHHQNQYMALLSSGLPTEPWSSSFTSTTTSCLASPVLFSPGSVAGKVPPTTASREAKEKPLPSASKAVPEKPIIDDK, from the exons ATGGCGCAAGAAGCTGGGAGGAGCCCTCGTCTCTTGGGGCCCTGCGGGGAGCCAGCGGAGCTCCGAG GTGATGCTAGCGAGGAGGATCACCCCCAAGTCTGTGCCAAGTGCTGCGCACAATTCACTGATCCAACTGAATTCCTCGCCCATCAGAACGCATGTTCTACTGACCCTCCTGTAATGCTGATAATTGGGGGCCAGGAGAACCCCAACAACTCTTCAGCCTCTTCTGAACCCCGGCCAGAGGGTCACAATAGTCCCCAGGTCATGGACACAGAGCACAGCAACCCCCCAGATTCTGGCTCCTCTGTGCCCACAGATCCCACCTGGGGCCCAGAGCGGAGAGGAGAGGAGTCTTCAGGGCATTTCCTGGTCGCTGCCACAGGTACAGCggctgggggaggcgggggcctGATCTTGGCCAGTCCCAAGCTGGGAGCAACTCCGTTACCTCCAGAATCCACCCctgcaccccctcctcctccacctcctcctccacccccaggtgTAAGCAGCGGCCACCTGAACATTCCCCTGATCTTGGAAGAGCTACGGGTGCTGCAGCAGCGGCAGATTCATCAGATGCAGATGACTGAGCAAATTTGCAGGCAGGTGCTGCTGCTTGGCTCCTTAGGCCAGACGGTGGGTACCCCTGCCAGTCCCTCAGAGCTACCAGGGACAGGGACTGCCTCTTCCACCAAGCCCCTACTGCCCCTCTTCAGCCCCATCAAGCCTGTCCAAACTGGCAAGACACTGGCATcttcctccaccacctcctcctcttcctcaggggCAGAAACGCCCAAGCAGGCTTTCTTCCACCTTTACCACCCACTGGGGTCACAGCATCCTTTCTCTGCTGGAGGGGTTGGGCGAAGCCACAAACccactcctgccccctccccagccctgccaagcAGCACAGATCAGCTGATTGCCTCGCCTCATCTGGCATTCCCAAGCACCACGGGACTACTGGCAGCACAGTGTCTTGGGGCAGCCCGGGGCCTTGAggctgctgcctccccagggcTCTTGAAGCCAAAGAACGGAAGTGGTGAGCTGGGCTATGGGGAAGTGATGAGTCCCTTGGAGAAGCCTGGTGGAAGGCACAAATGCCGCTTCTGTGCCAAAGTATTTGGCAGTGACAGTGCCCTGCAGATCCACCTTCGTTCCCACACTGGTGAGAGGCCCTATAAGTGCAATGTCTGTGGCAACCGCTTTACCACCCGTGGCAACCTCAAAGTGCATTTTCACCGGCATCGTGAGAAGTACCCGCACGTACAGATGAACCCACACCCAGTGCCAGAGCACCTAGACTATGTCATCACTAGCAGCGGCCTGCCCTATGGTATGTCTGTGCCACCAGAGAAGGTTGAGGAGGAGGCAGCCACGCCAGGTGGAGGTGTCGAACGCAAGCCTCTGGTGGCTTCCACTACAGCACTGAGTGCCACAGAGAGCCTGACGCTGCTCTCCACTGGTGCAGGCACAGCTACGGCCCCAGGGCTCCCTGCTTTCAATAAGTTTGTGCTCATGAAAGCAGTGGAGCCCAAGAGTAAAGCTGATGAAAACACTCCCCCAGGGAGTGAGGGCTCGACCATCAGTGGGGTGACAGAAAGTGGTACAGCAACGCGCATGCAGCTAAGTAAGCTGGTGACTTCGCTACCAAGCTGGGCACTACTTACCAACCACTTCAAGTCCACTGGCAGCTTCCCCTTCCCCTATGTGCTAGAGCCCTTGGGGGCCTCACCCTCTGAGACATCGAAGCTGCAGCAACTGGTAGAAAAGATTGACAGACAAGGAGCTGTGGCAGTGGCCTCTACTGCCTCAGGAGCCTCCACAACCTCTGCCCCTGCACCTTCATCCTCAGGTTCTTCTGGACCTAACCAGTGTGTCATCTGCCTCCGGGTGCTGAGCTGTCCTCGGGCCCTACGCCTGCATTATGGCCAACATGGAGGTGAGCGGCCCTTCAAATGCAAAGTGTGTGGCAGAGCTTTCTCCACCCGGGGCAATCTACGTGCCCATTTCGTGGGCCACAAGGCCAGTCCAGCTGCCCGGGCCCAGAACTCCTGCCCCATTTGCCAGAAGAAGTTCACCAATGCTGTCACTCTGCAGCAGCATGTTCGGATGCACCTGGGGGGCCAGATCCCCAATGGTAGTACCACACTTCCTGAAGGTGGAGGAGCTGCCCAGGAGAATGGCTCTGAGCAATCTACAGTCCCTGGGGCAGGGAGCTTCCCTCCACAGCAGTCTCAGCAGCCATCACCAGAAGAAGAGTTGTctgaggaggaggacgaggaggaggaagaagaggaagatgtGACTGATGAAGATTCCCTGGCAGGGAGAGGCTCAGAGAGTGGAGGTGAAAAGGCAATATCAGTGCGAGGTGATTCAGAAGAGGCatctggggcagaggaggaagtgggggcagtggtggcagcagccagCAGCAGTGGGAAAGAGATGGACAATAATGAGAAAGCAACTCAACAGTCTtctctgccaccaccaccacctgacAGCCTGGACCAGCCTCAGCAGATGGAGCAGGGAAGCAGTGATGTTTCAGGAGGCAAGGAAGAGGGGGGCAAACCTGAGAGGAGCTCAAGCCCAGCGTTAGCACTCACCCCAGAAGGGGAGGGCACCAGCACCACCTTGGGGGAGGAGCTGAGCTTTCAGGAAGCAGTGAGAAAGGAGCCAGGGGAGAGCAGCAGCAGAAAGGCCTGTGAAGTGTGTGGCCACACCTTTCCCACCCAGGCAGCTCTGGAGGAGCATCAGAAGACCCACCCCAGAGAGGGCCCACTCTTCACTTGTGTCTTTTGCAGACAGGGCTTTCTGGAGCGGGCCACCCTCAAGAAGCATATGCTGTTGGCTCACCACCA GAACCAGTACATGGCTCTCCTGTCAAGTGGCCTGCCCACCGAGCCCTGGAGTTCCAGCTTCACCTCCACTACCACTTCATGCTTGGCCTCACCAGTGCTGTTTAGCCCAGGAAGTGTAGCTGGGAAGGTACCCCCAACAACGGCATCCAGAGAGGCCAAGGAGAAgcctctgccttctgcctccaAGGCAGTGCCTGAGAAGCCCATCATAGATGATAAGTAG